The region CAGCAGAGTGACCGCGTCTCTGGCGATGCTCTCCGACTCCTTCCACATGCTCTCGGATGTGATCGCGCTCACCGTGGCGCTGGTGGCCGTGCGCTTCGCCGAGAGGACGCAGGCCACCAGCAAGAACACCTTCGGCTGGATCCGTGCGGAGGTGATGGGCGCCCTGGTGAACGCCGTATTCCTCACCGCGCTCTGCTTCACCATCTTACTGGAGGCCGTGGAGAGGTACGCAGACCCCCACGAGATAGAGAGCCCGCGCGTCGTGGTGTGGGTCGGAGTGGCCGGACTCCTCATCAACCTGTTGGGGCTCTTCCTCTTCCACGGACACGCTGGACACGGACACTCTCACGGGGGACACGGACACTCTCACGGGGGACACGGACACTCCCACGGCGGTCGTTCTCGCCCTCGCTATGAGGAGTCAGAAACATCAGAGAAGAAGCAAGCTCAAGAAGAGTCCCACAGACTCATGGTGAAGAGCAACTGCGGTCATTCAGGTGACCACGCCGTCCAGATTGAATCAGGTAATTTGGGATTAGAAAGCAACCAGTAGCGCTGGTTCTCTTGCTGATTTTCCTGTCTGAATAACTGGCCTGCCTCTGGTTCTTCGTGAATTCAGAGAGGTTTTCACTCTAAACCACTGCAGAACCAGTGGAGACCTGTATATTTGGTGTCAGGCGTCTCTTTCAACCACAGATATTTTCCCCATTAAATGTTGGATGTATAGTTTTAATTACAGTGGGGGAATTGAAGGGGGGGGGTCTGACCCTCCTGATTAAGAATTGGAGCCCCTCCCACCTccaaaaatggtaaaaaaaaaaaaatacatctccaaaaactttacaggagaatgaaAAACAAACTTCTTATCTTTCCATAGAAGTGGAAGTAAAAAGAtattattccaaataattttggagcgtttctattggtccattcatcatgaaacgttcacacagtgtgaaggacggCTGCTGTGTTTGAATGACCAGTGTGGACTTTAAAGACAAGAGGAGACTATATAAATAtgcatataaaatgttttcttaaagcaacagtaggtcgtatttttaccttaaaattacagcttcaaaatcaatgtgatgttccactgacctgtaataaggagaatagagcttctgtcactgctactccaggctcggaactgcagaaaatgcactatgtacattttgggggagggtaggaaaccacccttgGTTCCCCTCTAGTTGTTTCAGAACAGTGCAGTAAAAGTGAGTTACACTCTTCAACTATAGGGGGAGCCCATTTGAAATcctacttagtgttcctttaaagtgacAGTAACTCAAAATAAAATCCCAGAAAGAAAACTGACTGCTTTCAAACTTCTAATATCAATTTCTGTTTTAACCTCCTTCAGACGTTGTCCTAagccacaacctgcaggtccaGTTGAACGGCGACGTCTCgctggagcagctggaggagagTTCGGAGTCCGCGGCCCAGCTGAACATGCGCGGGGTCTTCCTGCACGTGCTGGGCGATGCCCTCGGCTCGGTCATCGTCGTGGTCAATGCCCTGATTTTCACGTTTGTATGGACGCCATGCCACGGAGAGGAGACCTGCGTTAATCCCTGCTTCAGCAGCCACTGCTCTGACCAccagcacacacattcagactcaCCGGCCTTGAACAATGGCACTGACGGCGTTTTCTCAGAAGCCGGACCATGCTGGGTGCTGTATCTGGACCCCACGCTGTGCCTAATAATGGTGGTCATCTTGCTTTACACCACTTTCCCCCTTCTCAAAGAGTCAGCGTTCATCCTCTTGCAGACTGTGCCGAAGCAAATCGACATGCAGAAGTTGGACGGTAAGCTCAGGAGCCTGGAGGGGGTTCTGGCGGTCCACGAACTTCACATCTGGCAGCTGGCCGGCAGCCGCTTCATCGCCACGGCCCACGTTAAGTGCCACGATCCGTCCTCCTACATGGACATAGCCAAGCGTATCAAAAGCTTCTTCCATGACGAAGGCATCCACGCCACCACAGTCCAGCCCGAGTTCTCCTCGGACGAGTCCTGCGTCTCTGAGTGTGACCTCCCCTGTTACAGCCAGTGTGCTCCAAAACTTTGCTGTGAAACGAACCGTAAATCCGGATCAGAGTCGGAAGCGGTGGTGGGTACAGGTGACACATCCAGTCAGAGCACACCACAACGAAACACTGTCGGCTGGAACGTCCTGCAGGAGGCCGGAGCTGTTCTGCAGACACACATGGAGTCCACGGTTTAAGTCTAGTTTACTGGATTGACATCAAGCTAGCTATATTTTAATGACACATATTGCTTAAGTTGTCTCAGGAACTGTGTTTTCCGACAGAACTGTGTTTAGTTAGTTTTCTACCCAAAATGCTGTATCGATACCTGCTTAACACCTCAACTAAATACGATGCCTTATATCTGAGATTgccactgttttttgtttttttttaatcagtaagACGTCTGTAGAGGACAAGAAACCCACCAATGGGTTAATACTGCTGTTCCAACCTATGTAGACATTTTATTCGTACAGTGCAATAAAGGACTGAATAGTCCCAATTTGAAAATCTGGAGCCCTTTATAGCCATGATGTTCACATCTTCCTCATCAGTGTGAGTCAATGCTGTATTCAATAGAAGAGTTATTAGTACATATTTGTATTTTCCAGGGTTCTACATCTGTGAGGGGTTCACTGACTCTCCCTCACTTGGTTTCAGctctgtttttcatttaaatgataacgaACCACTGTTCAACACACACCTGAGCGTGCAGCCCTCATTTTTTGACGTCTGACGCTCGGTTCTCTTACTGATTTCTTCATTATCACTTGGTTCTCTTACTTCTCCATTATCTCTCAGCTCTCTTATCTCTCTGCTTC is a window of Hoplias malabaricus isolate fHopMal1 chromosome 1, fHopMal1.hap1, whole genome shotgun sequence DNA encoding:
- the slc30a1b gene encoding proton-coupled zinc antiporter SLC30A1, encoding MAVGRNDRRLLCMLCLTFGFFVVELVVSRVTASLAMLSDSFHMLSDVIALTVALVAVRFAERTQATSKNTFGWIRAEVMGALVNAVFLTALCFTILLEAVERYADPHEIESPRVVVWVGVAGLLINLLGLFLFHGHAGHGHSHGGHGHSHGGHGHSHGGRSRPRYEESETSEKKQAQEESHRLMVKSNCGHSGDHAVQIESDVVLSHNLQVQLNGDVSLEQLEESSESAAQLNMRGVFLHVLGDALGSVIVVVNALIFTFVWTPCHGEETCVNPCFSSHCSDHQHTHSDSPALNNGTDGVFSEAGPCWVLYLDPTLCLIMVVILLYTTFPLLKESAFILLQTVPKQIDMQKLDGKLRSLEGVLAVHELHIWQLAGSRFIATAHVKCHDPSSYMDIAKRIKSFFHDEGIHATTVQPEFSSDESCVSECDLPCYSQCAPKLCCETNRKSGSESEAVVGTGDTSSQSTPQRNTVGWNVLQEAGAVLQTHMESTV